The sequence below is a genomic window from Wyeomyia smithii strain HCP4-BCI-WySm-NY-G18 chromosome 1, ASM2978416v1, whole genome shotgun sequence.
GACGCTGGATATTCCGGCTTTGGAATTACCAGAGCCATCAAAAACAACCCCTGAAACAGTTGAAACCGAACATGATCTGACGGTAGAGGAGCGGATAAGTTTGGTAAAAGTCGTCAAGACGTTCCCTTGTACGACCGAAAAGAGACTGGGGAGAACATCGCTGCTGCAACACGAAATCGTGCTTAGAGAGGAGGCAAAACCGTGTCGGCAACCGTTGTACCGATGTTCGCCTGCAGTACAGGCGGAGATGGAAGCAGAATTAGAGAGGTACAAACGGATGGATGCCATCGAAGAATGCACTAGCGAGTGGGCAAGTGCTCTGGTTCCTGTTCGCAAAACGAATGGGAAATTAAGAGTGTGTTTAGACTCGCGGCGGATCAATGCTTGGACCAAGAAAGATTCCTATCCCATGCGCAACATGGGAGGAATATTCCACCGGCTTGGTAAGGCCAAGTATTATTCCGTTGTGGACCTGAAAGATGCGTATTTCCAAATTCCTTTGAAGGAGGAATGTCGGGATTATACCGCTTTCAGGACCTCACAAGGATTGTTCCGCTTCAAAGTCTGTCCGTTTGGGTTAACTAATGCGCCCTTCACGATGTGTCGCCTCATGGACCGTGTGATAGGCTTCGACCTAGAGCCAAACGTCTTCGTCTACCTAGACGATATCGTCATCGCTACGAAGACGTTTGAGGAGCACGTCCGGCTTCTGCGGATCGTGGCGGAACGCCTAGCTAAAGCCAACCTCACCATCTCGCTCGACAAAAGCCGCTTCTGTCGCAAGCAGGTTACATATTTAGGCTACTTACTTACCGAAGAAGGCGTAGCCATAGACAATAGTCGAATCGCCCCGATTCTGAACTACGCTCGACCCCGAAATGTGAAGGACATTCGTCGCCTGTTGGGATTAGCCGGATTCTACCAACGTTTCATCCGAGAATACAGTCGGATCGTGGCGCCGATATCCGATCTTCTAAAAAAATCGAGAGCGAAGTTTGTCTGGACTGAGGCAGCTGAAGCCGCCTTCGGGGAGCTAAAAGCTGCGTTAGTTTCAGCACCGATTCTGGGGAATCCAGATTTTTCGCTTCCGTTCTCGATCGAGTCCGATGCTTCGGATAATGCTGTTGGGGCAGCGTTAATCCAACACCACAACAACGTGCCGAAAGTCGTGGCCTACTTCAGCAAAAAGTTGAGTAGTACCCAAAGGAAATATGCGAGTGTCGAGAAGGAATGTTTGGGAGTGCTCTTGGCGATCGAACATTTCCGCCACTTTGTTGAAGGGACCCGTTTTAAGGTGGTCACCGATGCTCGAAGTTTGTTGTGGCTGTTTTCGATTGGGGTTGAATCTGGCAATGCGAAACTGCTTCGTTGGGCTCTAAAAATCCAGTCGTACGACATCGAGCTGGAGTACAGAAAGGGCAAGAGCAATATCCTGGCGGATTGTTTGTCCCGGTCCGTCGAAACTATTTCTGTACAGGCGGTAGATGTCGAACAACAAGATCTGGCCGATAAAATCCAGCAAGAGCCAGCCAAGTACCCAGACTTTCGTGTTGTCAACGGGGAAATCTGGAAGTTCGTGAAGGTGGACGGAAGAGTTGAGGACCCGCGATTCCAGTGGAAACGGTATCCAGCAAAAGCGGAGAGACCCGAGATTGTACGTACGGTTCACGAACGTGCACATTTGGGCTTCGAGAAGACATTGAATGCTGTGAGGGAACGATTCTATTGGCCATACATGAGCAGTGAAGTGAAGCGAATCTGTCAAACCTGCTTAACGTGTCAGATGAGCAAAGCTTCGAACCAGAACACGACACCTCCCATGGCCAATCAGAAGAAGATCGCTCAGTACCCGTGGCAATTTCTCGCGATGGATTATGTCGGCCCTCTGCCAACTTCGGGCAAAAATCGAAATACGTGCCTTCTGGTGGTAACGGACCTATTTTCCAAATTCGTGATCGTGCAGCCCTTCCGACAAGCAACAGCTGAATCGTTAGTCAGCTTCGTGGAGAATTCTCTGTTCCTGCTGTTTGGAGTGCCGGAAGTGATCCTCTCGGACAATGGATCCCAGTTCACCTCTTCGTTATTCAACGATCTGTTGGCCCGTTACCATGTCACACACTGGAGAACGCCCAATTACCACCCCCAGGTGAATGACACGGAAAGGGTTAACAGGGTGATAACGACTGCTATTCGGGCTTGCATCAAGAAGGATCACAAAGAATGGGCGAATAACCTGCAACAGATCGCCAACGCGGTGAGAAACTCTGTCCACGAAGCCACCCACTACACTCCTTACTTTGTCATGTTTGGTCGGAACATGGTATCCGACGGCCGGGAATATCGGCATCTGCGCGACGCTCCAACTCCGAGTAACGACAAGATTGTAGACGAGGAGAGGGAAAAGATGTTAGAAGATGtgcggaaaaatttaaaaaccgcTTATGAAAAGCACTCCTCGTACTACAACCTGCGCTCCAATGCGAACTGTCCTACCTACTCGGTCGGTGAGCAGGTGCTCAAAAAGAATACGGAGCAGTCGGACAAAGGGAAAGGGTTTTGCGCCAAGCTGGCACCGAAGTACATTCCAGCGGTGGTAAGGAGGGTTGTAGGGGCACATTGCTACGATCTTGACGATTTAGAAGGGCGAAGACTGGGAATTTACAATTGTAAATTTCTTAAAAAATTGTCTCGTCCTTAGTCTAACGTTTCCACCGTTGCAAaatgttgataattttttttccagctATGTAACTCTAAGGAGTGACAatatgaaattgatttttttttttctaagctaTGCATCTCTACGGAGTGAcaagaataaaattttgtttttcaaagctATGTAGCTCTACggagtaactttttttttaattttaaaataagtgaGGGACCGAATTTCTTTCCGCTTTCTCAATGGTCATTGGGCAAGTTGCTGAATCTGCACAATCAAAGCGGCCTTAAGAGTATTGGCCTCGTAGAATAGAGCATGAAGTTTAAGAAGGAGCTGGGCAATGACCTGTCGAAAGTAGTGGAAACACGAATTAAAAGTGAGCCCAAAGCGATGATTTCGCCGTGGTCGAGTAATGACTCAGTTCTACTAATACTCGCCGCACTAAAATTTTAAGATTGTGTAGAATGGTAACAATTTGTTCCAATTCTCAACCTCATTTTGTTGAAATTCTTCAAACATTTTCAAGCTATGTATCGCTCAATTGAGTCGAGACAACTGAGCCATGATGCGAAAGCTCTGGTGCAGAAACACTGTTCTGCCATTTCGTAAGGAAGCGCACATTAGTGCGGCCCTCACAAAAACATCTATTTACTGGGGGATCCTTGATGCTGAAACGCTCGAGGAACTttacgaaatgtgttgaaacaaGAAAATGGCAAGTTTGAACGAAGAAATTGTTCTGAGCTAATGATGCGAAATATTTCATCAAGAATCGTCCACAGACAACGAATTCTTGGTGAGGGTTAGCATCAAACAAGGAGAGTTTCTTCGTTTGACCAGGAAAAACTTCTATAAGACGTTAGACAAAATTAAGGGCAAGGAAAAAACGAGGCGAATGTAAAATTTCCCTTTCGGCGTCAGTAATGTTAGTGTGTGCAACTACATCGAGTCTTAGGTGTAAGTTAGTACCTAACGCtatgtatatttttaaattgtccTGCTacttaaatttattattttgagtTAGTATGGTCAGTTTAATTTGTAAATAGTAGATTTAATTgcatgttatttatttatttctttataTTTAGAATATAAGTAAATATTTATTTAGATGTTTATATGGTTGCTGAATTagggttaatttatttattttctctatctgttatttattcatttgtttaGTTAGTTAATTATTTATGTTAGTTAACATGGTTTGCTTAAAAATATTGTTAGTTTCTGAAATTTTTGTCTGGTTGAAAAATTTATATCTTGGTAAATTtatagttgaaaaattttatgGCTCGCTGCCGTCCTGCTAGCAAGCCGCTGCAGCCGTCCTTCGgtgcaaaatttcattccaGTTCTCCGGCTatcctaaaattttaaaaatattagttTATGTTCGAAATCTTACCTGTAATTGGAAGTCATCTTTCCTGTTCACTTTTTCCCTCGATGTCCGGTTCTACCTCAATATTTTCCTCCAGACCCTACTCGTACCCGGGTAGTCTAGTCCGTCCGTCGGGTGCCGATGGGGGCGGTGATATGGCTCTACAAAACATAATTTTATATGGGAGTTCTCTTGTAGTGAACTTCCgtataaattatataaaattatcatttttcttACCTGTTTTTTCCGATTTACTATCCTGTAGCACAAAACACACTCTTCTTAATCACTGTTTACTTTACGTTTGACGTTTCTATCGCTGCTGTACGGGTGTTCATATGTGTGCGTAATTTAGTGCGGAGCTTTTTATAGCACAGGGTGTTTAATCATTTTTCGTCTGTTTCGTTCTGGTCGATTATGTTCGATGTTAGAAACATTTCGTAAAATGTGTTTGGAGTTATTTATGTCGGTTAATGTTTCATGTTGTCGGATGTAGTCCGGTGTAGAAGCATAACCATTGTATGTTGAGTATTTATGCGAATTGCAGTGGCAGTTTTCTCTGTGACCAATAATTTCGGTGTATGAGTTACTGCTGGGTAAATTAATGTGGGTTATTGCGTTGTGGGCAAAGATTCGTGTTCAGGTGTGTCCTGGGGTGTCTTTGACGTAAACAGAAGGTAGATTTATGTAGGATACCTTTCCAACCGTAGTGTTGGAGTAGTCCTGTATGTGAATGTGCCAATTTATTGCTTTAATTGTTTGGGGTATTTATGAATATTTATGTGGCAGATTTCTCACTAGACGAAGAGTCGTCGTTAGAGTTACTGCTGGGGAATTTTTAATTTGGGGATAATGCGTTTGCCTAATAGAGAGAAGTTTCCAAAGAAGGAAATTCTCTCGAAAAGTAAATAGCATGGGAGTTTTGCTGGGGGTGCCTTtccaacatagtgattggagcGGTCCTCTAGTAAAATTGCCTTGGAATATTGGAAGctcgttttaaaaaaataaagcgATGCCGTATTTGGGAATAATCTATTTGGGAAATTTAATTGAATCACCGTACAGTACCGAAGGAACGTTACACGCCCATAGTTTGAATTTCTTGGTGAACCTAACATTTTGTAAATATTGTAAATAGTAGCTTAAGTTATGATTGCTTTTTGTAAATATTCTGCACATAATTTTCTTCCAAAATTTTCTCATTTGGTAATTTGTTTCTGTCAGGTTTGCAGTTACGAAAATTTGATTGTACTTCTACAATCAAATTTTCGTAAAACAGACCGGGGTGTTATGTAGCAATCATGTTGGTGAATTAAATTTGCATAATTATTCTTTGTCAATTTTCGAATTTATAGCTGATCTACTATAAAGATCATGGTTAGTTGGCTAACCAGGCGCAATTACACCTTGCGTACGAGTTAGCCGTTTGAATATTTGCTCTTCCTTTAGCCTCTCATTCGCGGTGACGCAACCCAAAATCTCAAGCACGAATCTGCGACTTACTTGCTTGTTCTTATTGGTAAAATCCCAGCCAGCGCAGGTCATTAAACTCGAGAAATGAAATGGttagatgcatgaatctaatgggAAAGGGAGATATAAACTCGGGTTTGAATTTGCCGTGGAAGTTCGTTGTAAAATTTCCGGTTTCAAACCAAATGTCTCGTTTGATCTGAGGGGCAAACCAATCTCGCTTCGATCATTTATAATCGAACGGCGAAAGAAGCCAGAGTGTGTGTTTTTGTGTTGTTCGCGATTTTGTTCGAGGTTTGTGTTAGCGTGAGGTTGTCTTAGATTAGCTAgttgttttaaattttgtttctttgatAGGATTAGCGCATGTTAGGAGTAGCTATAAATTTAGTGGAGACTTTGCCAGCAAGTGTGGTGAAAACAAAAGGTAAAGTTTGTCTGGGTTTGGCGGTAACTGTGTAACCTAACCGCGTCGAACAGCCGTTCGACGGCTTTTTACGTTTTATTTAAAAGCGCTTGGCGAAGCCATAAAACCCACCGCCAGCAAAGTACATCCACCCTCCTACCGCACACTTCTGGGACCCACCGTCAGCCAGGACAAGGCCCGTTCCGCCAGCCGCCGCACACTTAGGCGGCCTATGCTGATTCGCTGATCGGACTGATCGGCGCGTGCTGTAGCAGTTATCGACGCCATTGCAGAAACCACGACCGTACCTGGATGGGGCGGTGATTGCAGATTGAACCGATTGCTGTCGGATGCTGAATAAGTAG
It includes:
- the LOC129716700 gene encoding uncharacterized protein LOC129716700, translating into MSYRFPHADHLTNEEVDYELLIRGKTNDMATEPEAKYRLLRNLFHDDIREKRDYPSPYTIEQEFDYIAGKVYDLEKKLGRGVDDRVMSRLIHYAMRAARSQAPDARSEKMRRELCGSIREVLNRANGKKVTDEKQGRTKALDARRNLSTELDDANGGAVGGYSLEELQRGIGEALRRDPSSGAYPKQLPGNRDPAVTPKQSKDQALLERIASLERELAKARMEGSRQNAPPRVERIASEGGPTKFQKAREKPRERHSMIFPLDLNNPWAEQREKNRWDRCEPERVRRDLSRDRQGGDIGVDRRNRDRYSPDPDRERREHRSRHDRVASSRQRGDTGADRRDRNRFSPDPDSGRRDHRPRVERERWDSSDDDSSLADDNVFSPHRRRDSRRERRISDAEIQNADRRMEKWHLTFSGDSRQRPLEDFLHKIRRLAHMDRIADDVLLQRIHTILRGEAYDWYLCYSDEFLTWEDFEERIRYMYGNPNKDQGNRQRIYERKQHRNETFLSFKMEIERLNKLLTTPLDQHRLFEVIWDNMRPHYQSKLACKTVRDLRKLEYYAYRIDAYDPTFRQYRDGPARPPNRVHQIEVENRSSDESYSEAEEVNFIGRKGEQRRKPVESANLSVETRQVRQRPTHETERLGPLCWNCRKKGHVWRHCSEEKRVFCYICGNPGKVGKLNRECQNGSNRIPIERDVPNDVYLDPFQEVCEVRVQTTLCPHITVRIFDEEYDALLDSGASVSVTNIPDLAERNGLILQPSPLKIVTADKTVHESLGYVQLPVRFRGVTKVLPTLVVPQVSQQLILGYDFWRQFGIQPMIQGENGFERITAIESATRAHCGEDFVPAGVKSITTLPVLKPMGPDETLDIPALELPEPSKTTPETVETEHDLTVEERISLVKVVKTFPCTTEKRLGRTSLLQHEIVLREEAKPCRQPLYRCSPAVQAEMEAELERYKRMDAIEECTSEWASALVPVRKTNGKLRVCLDSRRINAWTKKDSYPMRNMGGIFHRLGKAKYYSVVDLKDAYFQIPLKEECRDYTAFRTSQGLFRFKVCPFGLTNAPFTMCRLMDRVIGFDLEPNVFVYLDDIVIATKTFEEHVRLLRIVAERLAKANLTISLDKSRFCRKQVTYLGYLLTEEGVAIDNSRIAPILNYARPRNVKDIRRLLGLAGFYQRFIREYSRIVAPISDLLKKSRAKFVWTEAAEAAFGELKAALVSAPILGNPDFSLPFSIESDASDNAVGAALIQHHNNVPKVVAYFSKKLSSTQRKYASVEKECLGVLLAIEHFRHFVEGTRFKVVTDARSLLWLFSIGVESGNAKLLRWALKIQSYDIELEYRKGKSNILADCLSRSVETISVQAVDVEQQDLADKIQQEPAKYPDFRVVNGEIWKFVKVDGRVEDPRFQWKRYPAKAERPEIVRTVHERAHLGFEKTLNAVRERFYWPYMSSEVKRICQTCLTCQMSKASNQNTTPPMANQKKIAQYPWQFLAMDYVGPLPTSGKNRNTCLLVVTDLFSKFVIVQPFRQATAESLVSFVENSLFLLFGVPEVILSDNGSQFTSSLFNDLLARYHVTHWRTPNYHPQVNDTERVNRVITTAIRACIKKDHKEWANNLQQIANAVRNSVHEATHYTPYFVMFGRNMVSDGREYRHLRDAPTPSNDKIVDEEREKMLEDVRKNLKTAYEKHSSYYNLRSNANCPTYSVGEQVLKKNTEQSDKGKGFCAKLAPKYIPAVVRRVVGAHCYDLDDLEGRRLGIYNCKFLKKLSRP